The proteins below are encoded in one region of Planctopirus limnophila DSM 3776:
- the ispG gene encoding (E)-4-hydroxy-3-methylbut-2-enyl-diphosphate synthase, translated as MELRRNPTRAVRVGSCTIGGGHPIAVQSMTATHTQDIDATVAQVLDLEKAGADVIRIAVDSPKDAAALKEIRSQVKANLSVDLQENYRLAEQVAPYVDKIRYNPGHLYHHERSKPWQEKVAYIAQVAKDHDCALRVGVNCGSVDPAKKVDDYGGDENGPLLASAFEHCEYLDSIGFTRYVVSIKDSDPKNVIEVNKRFALQRPDIPLHLGVTEAGLPPDGIIKTRIAFEQLISQGIGDTIRVSLTVPNNRKHEEIEAGRKILADIAAGRVRSFVDFGLDTLNIISCPSCSRVENEAFIDLAQQVKEMTAYAKDHKITIAVMGCRVNGPGETDDADLGLWCGPNHVNLKKGPVELGHFKYDEILPRLKQELDLVIAEKSGQALTSS; from the coding sequence ATGGAATTGCGTCGTAATCCGACACGTGCCGTCCGAGTGGGCAGTTGTACGATTGGTGGTGGCCACCCGATTGCCGTCCAGAGCATGACGGCAACTCACACACAGGATATCGACGCGACTGTGGCGCAGGTGCTCGACCTGGAAAAAGCGGGGGCGGATGTCATTCGGATCGCGGTCGACAGCCCGAAAGATGCGGCTGCTCTCAAGGAGATTCGCAGTCAGGTCAAAGCAAATCTTTCGGTCGATCTGCAGGAGAATTATCGACTGGCCGAACAGGTGGCTCCTTATGTTGATAAGATCCGCTACAACCCGGGGCACCTCTACCATCATGAGCGATCCAAACCCTGGCAGGAAAAGGTCGCTTACATTGCCCAGGTGGCGAAAGATCACGACTGCGCCCTGCGAGTGGGTGTCAATTGTGGCTCAGTCGATCCCGCCAAAAAGGTTGATGATTACGGCGGGGACGAAAACGGGCCACTGCTGGCCAGTGCTTTCGAACACTGCGAGTACTTGGATTCAATTGGTTTCACGCGGTACGTCGTTTCAATCAAAGATTCCGATCCGAAGAATGTCATCGAAGTCAACAAACGATTTGCCTTACAGCGGCCCGATATTCCTCTCCATCTGGGAGTAACGGAGGCCGGTCTGCCACCAGATGGGATTATCAAGACGCGTATTGCCTTCGAGCAGTTAATCAGCCAGGGGATCGGCGACACGATTCGCGTTTCACTGACAGTGCCGAACAATCGCAAGCACGAAGAGATCGAAGCCGGCCGCAAAATTCTGGCCGACATTGCGGCAGGGCGTGTGCGATCATTCGTCGATTTTGGCCTCGATACGTTGAACATTATCAGTTGCCCCAGCTGTTCCCGTGTCGAGAATGAAGCGTTTATTGATCTGGCTCAACAGGTCAAGGAAATGACGGCCTACGCCAAAGATCACAAAATCACGATCGCTGTGATGGGTTGCCGAGTCAACGGGCCGGGTGAAACCGACGATGCAGATCTGGGCCTGTGGTGCGGACCAAATCATGTGAATCTCAAGAAGGGCCCTGTTGAGTTGGGCCACTTCAAGTACGATGAGATTCTGCCCAGGCTAAAACAGGAACTCGATCTGGTCATCGCCGAAAAGAGTGGACAAGCCTTAACGTCGTCCTAA
- a CDS encoding DMT family transporter: MTRSQPLTATTFSLTMLTVFLWAGNPVATSFSTDVLPPVAVSGIRFLLATIFMLGWCALERAPLALKSGQFRPVLIAGTLLALQIWTFTLGVAWSSSSHSSLLINSYVFFVVVCDHFVTRQYRLGYYAWGGFWLAMAGVTGLILSIETSEPKQKDLPTLAGDLVTLFSAFLFAAKLLYSKQALKVIGSTQLIFWHDVVAVVLFALLSFSTEHVEWHKISTSGWLALVYQGFLVGGLCFGLQTWLLKWHSASQIAIFSFLTPLMGIALASMLRGDQLTPAMGIAGACIAIGIVFVQLDQKSS; the protein is encoded by the coding sequence TTGACGCGATCTCAACCACTGACTGCCACTACCTTTTCGCTGACAATGCTGACAGTTTTTCTGTGGGCGGGAAATCCAGTAGCGACCAGTTTTTCGACAGATGTGCTCCCTCCTGTCGCAGTTTCGGGCATTCGTTTTTTATTGGCCACGATCTTTATGCTGGGATGGTGCGCACTCGAAAGAGCTCCACTGGCACTCAAAAGCGGACAGTTTCGACCGGTGCTCATCGCAGGAACATTACTGGCCCTGCAGATCTGGACGTTTACTCTCGGCGTCGCCTGGTCGAGTTCGAGCCACTCATCGCTGCTGATTAACAGCTACGTTTTTTTTGTGGTGGTCTGCGATCATTTTGTCACTCGCCAGTATCGCCTGGGCTACTATGCCTGGGGCGGCTTCTGGCTCGCGATGGCAGGAGTCACGGGGTTAATCCTTTCAATCGAAACCAGCGAACCAAAACAAAAGGATCTGCCGACACTGGCTGGTGATCTGGTGACGCTCTTCAGTGCCTTCCTGTTTGCGGCAAAATTGCTCTACTCGAAACAGGCACTCAAAGTGATTGGTTCGACGCAACTGATCTTCTGGCACGATGTGGTCGCCGTTGTGCTGTTTGCCCTGCTCAGTTTCAGCACAGAGCATGTCGAATGGCACAAAATCTCGACTTCTGGCTGGTTGGCTCTGGTCTACCAGGGTTTTTTGGTGGGAGGGCTCTGCTTTGGTTTACAGACATGGCTGCTCAAATGGCACTCTGCATCGCAGATTGCGATCTTCAGCTTTCTTACCCCGCTCATGGGGATTGCACTCGCCTCAATGCTGAGAGGTGATCAACTGACCCCAGCGATGGGAATCGCCGGTGCCTGTATTGCGATAGGGATCGTGTTCGTTCAACTGGATCAGAAATCAAGTTGA
- a CDS encoding YybH family protein: protein MPRQFFFGLSLLCGMGAIVADAQSPTPVRVPAATPAAAAQAVSENLELAAIRQTSSAFVEAFNKADAKAIAQLWAKDGEYVDESGQVTVGRLKIEELYQTFLAAHPKMQIKVQIDSLRLLSDQTAIEDGRSMLSPSIPGAPPFSRYTAIHVKEGGSWKMASVRDLPTANPAARRQLADLDWLVGKWVAEEHGSVSESVFEWTAGRSFLKRTYTVTHPDRSITSGIQIIGYSPLTEQIQSWNFGSDGSVSIGIWTSQPNGWAAAIRGLTVEGTPTFAVNVLTRIDDQAQSWKSIERRIGDVPLADTPEIILKRQPAPGK from the coding sequence ATGCCTCGTCAATTCTTCTTCGGTCTCAGTCTTCTCTGCGGGATGGGCGCCATCGTGGCCGATGCCCAGTCTCCCACGCCAGTTCGTGTCCCCGCAGCCACGCCAGCCGCTGCCGCTCAGGCGGTATCCGAGAATCTTGAACTTGCTGCCATTCGCCAGACATCATCAGCCTTCGTCGAGGCTTTCAACAAGGCTGATGCGAAAGCGATTGCACAACTCTGGGCCAAAGACGGCGAATATGTCGATGAGAGCGGACAGGTGACGGTCGGGCGATTAAAGATCGAAGAGCTGTATCAGACCTTCCTCGCTGCACATCCGAAGATGCAGATCAAGGTGCAGATCGATTCCTTGCGACTGCTCAGCGACCAGACGGCCATTGAAGATGGTCGCAGCATGCTTTCCCCATCGATTCCTGGAGCTCCCCCCTTTTCTCGCTACACAGCAATCCACGTCAAAGAAGGTGGCTCGTGGAAAATGGCCAGCGTGCGGGATCTTCCCACCGCCAATCCCGCCGCCAGACGTCAACTGGCCGATCTGGACTGGCTGGTCGGCAAGTGGGTGGCCGAAGAACATGGCTCAGTGAGTGAATCGGTCTTCGAGTGGACAGCCGGTCGCAGCTTCCTGAAGCGAACCTACACTGTGACCCATCCCGATCGTTCGATCACTTCCGGTATTCAGATTATTGGTTACAGCCCACTCACCGAGCAGATTCAAAGCTGGAATTTTGGCTCTGATGGATCCGTCTCAATCGGTATCTGGACATCTCAGCCCAATGGCTGGGCGGCAGCAATTCGAGGGCTGACCGTCGAAGGGACGCCAACGTTTGCCGTCAATGTCTTAACACGCATCGATGATCAGGCCCAAAGCTGGAAATCGATTGAACGCCGCATTGGCGACGTTCCATTGGCAGATACGCCCGAGATCATTCTCAAGCGTCAGCCTGCTCCAGGCAAATAG